Proteins from a single region of Flavobacterium sp. K5-23:
- a CDS encoding RagB/SusD family nutrient uptake outer membrane protein — MIIKYKNIAILAIVLLTASCSESFLDINPEQSVAAESAVVDQITLQTALNGAYSKLQSNDYYGRTMYVIPELMADNLYLSSRNTGRYLEYETFVVSERNGEAEGLWEKGYQVIVNATRAIEGGKTLQGTTPTKQNAINQLIGEAHILRALAHFDLVRMFAQPYNFTADASHIGIPIITEVNIVQTSPKRNTVKEVYTQINKDLTAALGLMQAQKGKGVFSIGAAKGLMARVALYQDDKINAIKYSSEVIATGGYSLIANKDYPTLWSTKLNNETLFEIVNTIADNEGSNSLGHFFSVAGYADALVPTELYDLYGSQDARRTAITSGAKPGAEKNAFFVNKFPKGTLSDDNIKILRLAEQYLIRAEAYAKEGENTLAQNDLNVIVKRANPNALNATETGPALLNRILEERRKELAFEGHRLFDLNRNKKDVKIIQSEKSMTVSYPNDKFILPIPLKEINSNPNIKPQNTGY, encoded by the coding sequence ATGATCATAAAATATAAAAATATAGCAATTCTAGCTATCGTGTTGCTTACTGCTTCATGTAGCGAATCTTTTTTAGACATCAATCCAGAACAAAGTGTCGCTGCAGAAAGCGCCGTTGTGGATCAAATTACTTTACAAACTGCTTTAAATGGGGCTTATAGCAAATTACAAAGCAATGATTATTATGGAAGAACCATGTATGTGATTCCTGAATTAATGGCCGATAATCTTTACCTGAGTTCGAGAAATACAGGTCGCTATTTAGAATATGAAACTTTCGTTGTTTCAGAAAGAAATGGTGAAGCCGAGGGTTTATGGGAAAAAGGATATCAGGTAATTGTCAATGCAACGCGCGCTATTGAAGGCGGAAAAACATTGCAAGGAACAACTCCTACAAAACAAAATGCTATCAATCAATTAATAGGGGAAGCACATATCCTTAGAGCATTAGCACATTTTGATCTTGTTAGAATGTTTGCGCAACCTTATAATTTCACTGCAGATGCAAGCCATATAGGAATCCCTATAATCACAGAGGTTAATATCGTTCAAACTTCCCCAAAAAGAAATACGGTAAAAGAAGTGTATACCCAAATCAACAAGGATTTAACTGCTGCTTTAGGGTTAATGCAAGCTCAAAAAGGAAAAGGCGTCTTCTCAATTGGAGCGGCTAAAGGACTAATGGCAAGAGTGGCATTGTACCAAGATGACAAAATTAACGCTATTAAATACAGCTCAGAAGTTATTGCAACAGGAGGTTACAGCTTAATCGCGAACAAAGACTATCCTACGCTTTGGAGTACCAAACTAAATAATGAAACATTATTTGAAATTGTTAATACAATTGCAGATAATGAAGGTAGTAACAGTTTAGGACACTTCTTTAGCGTCGCAGGTTACGCAGACGCTTTAGTGCCTACTGAGCTTTATGATCTTTATGGTAGTCAAGACGCAAGAAGAACCGCAATCACATCAGGCGCAAAACCAGGTGCTGAGAAAAATGCGTTTTTTGTGAATAAATTTCCTAAAGGAACATTGAGCGATGACAATATTAAAATCTTACGTTTAGCCGAGCAATATTTAATTAGAGCTGAAGCTTACGCAAAAGAAGGCGAAAACACTTTAGCGCAAAACGATTTGAATGTTATTGTAAAAAGAGCGAACCCAAATGCGTTGAATGCAACAGAAACAGGTCCTGCTTTACTGAATCGAATTCTTGAGGAACGAAGAAAAGAACTAGCTTTTGAAGGACATCGTTTATTCGATTTAAACAGAAATAAAAAAGACGTGAAAATTATCCAGTCAGAAAAAAGCATGACGGTAAGCTATCCTA
- a CDS encoding TonB-dependent receptor translates to MKKNRIKKNSTRSYSSSLDKFIRIMKIYSLLVAITIFKISATSLPTYGQKIAVEYEKVALKQVISKIEGQSDYTFFYNNKLVDENTVITIKASSDKINIILDKALKGTGISYELMNRKVILFKETASISKKTDAVLVKNTIDNDHFVQEKIEIKGTVVDESGVPLVGINVSIKNTTTGTLTDLDGKFTLKANYDDIIEISYLGLKTETRKVSRQATTFKITMTPDISNLNEVIVVAYDKQSKSSFTGAAVNVDVSKIKETPAASFQESLQGNVAGVQMSSSSGQPGYAQSIRIRGVGSINANSDPLYVVDGIPVVSGNISTIATSSNTIAGINPKDIETITVLKDASATSIYGSRGANGVVLITTKRGKSGKTKFNFSSQYGVSEMILPERNKLLTTPESLELLIESRINIGESPEIAKKYIYDNVDEDVNTNWQDVIGRTGEYKQYGFSASGGSDKTTFYSSLGIYDQQAVIIGVDYKKFNAKINVNHKATDKLSLSFGVAASNQILNTIDEAGNANNPVRAMAREVPWQPVYNADGSYNTSILLTYNPVGIAKENIRKSKLYGILGNIGLNYDFNKKLSFETKGNVDFNLADEFQYDNPYFGEGRNDGGRGRASDNVVLNWNVTNLLKYSLDLNESNNLKFLLGQEAQKITSSSVFAYASNYGAPGLTSLDNASVYRDASSSKTASALSSLFFNINYALNNKYFLNVTARRDGSSRFGSDVRYANFGSVGAGWNIEKEKFMENLTFVNKLKLRSSYGINGNQEIGDFASRGLYSTGDDYNDKPGYSYSQQSNPSLTWEKNKPFNIGLDFGLFNRLSGTFEYYTRTTTDLLFKVPISATNGITSYLENVGEMKNSGIEFALSAAIFDNPDGFSWKSDFNITTNTNEIVKLKNNEPIIEDNYIREVGNDFYTFYMPGYAGVDPQNGNALWYTNETKTATTSDYSKADPYKQGSALPKFYSGFTNTFSYKNVSLSFMLFMNNGNKVYDTWGRYVNSDGSAKLNDRGNLTRKIYENRWQQPGDITNVPKVVWGNTQSGLANQHSTRFLYDGTYVRLRDITLAYQFPSTLTDKLKISNVRFYLKGTNVLTWVKDKGLEVDPEVGINGTANLRIPISKQFLMGVDFSF, encoded by the coding sequence ATGAAAAAAAACCGAATTAAAAAGAATTCTACAAGAAGCTATTCCTCTTCTTTAGATAAATTTATCAGAATAATGAAAATATATTCGTTACTAGTTGCAATTACTATTTTTAAAATCTCGGCAACAAGCTTACCCACTTATGGGCAAAAAATAGCTGTTGAGTATGAAAAAGTGGCTCTAAAACAAGTCATTTCTAAAATTGAAGGCCAGTCTGATTATACTTTTTTTTACAACAACAAATTAGTTGATGAGAATACCGTTATAACAATTAAAGCTTCCTCTGATAAAATCAATATCATACTTGATAAAGCGTTAAAAGGCACCGGAATATCTTATGAACTAATGAATAGAAAGGTTATTCTTTTTAAAGAAACCGCTTCAATTTCTAAAAAAACCGATGCTGTTTTAGTGAAAAACACAATCGACAACGACCACTTTGTTCAAGAAAAAATTGAAATAAAAGGGACAGTTGTTGATGAATCAGGCGTTCCACTTGTGGGTATAAACGTGAGTATAAAAAACACCACAACAGGAACATTAACGGATCTTGACGGGAAATTTACCTTAAAAGCTAATTATGATGATATCATAGAAATTAGTTATTTAGGTTTGAAAACCGAAACTCGAAAAGTGAGCCGCCAAGCAACTACTTTTAAGATAACTATGACTCCTGATATTAGTAACCTAAACGAAGTAATTGTTGTTGCTTATGACAAGCAAAGCAAAAGCTCTTTTACAGGTGCTGCCGTAAATGTTGATGTTTCAAAAATTAAAGAAACACCTGCTGCCTCTTTTCAAGAAAGCTTACAAGGAAACGTGGCTGGAGTGCAAATGTCTTCTTCAAGCGGTCAACCAGGCTATGCACAAAGTATTCGCATTAGGGGTGTGGGCTCAATAAATGCCAATTCTGACCCATTGTATGTTGTTGATGGAATCCCTGTGGTTTCAGGAAATATTTCCACTATAGCAACCAGTTCCAATACAATTGCTGGAATTAATCCAAAAGATATTGAAACAATTACCGTTTTAAAAGATGCTTCGGCAACTTCTATCTATGGTTCTAGAGGGGCAAACGGAGTAGTGCTTATTACTACAAAAAGAGGAAAATCAGGTAAGACTAAATTTAATTTCAGCAGTCAGTATGGTGTAAGTGAAATGATTCTTCCAGAAAGAAATAAATTACTAACAACTCCTGAAAGCTTAGAATTATTGATCGAAAGCCGTATAAACATTGGCGAAAGCCCCGAAATTGCCAAAAAATACATTTATGACAACGTTGACGAAGATGTAAATACAAACTGGCAAGATGTTATAGGTAGAACTGGAGAATACAAGCAATATGGTTTTAGCGCTAGTGGTGGTAGTGACAAAACCACATTTTACTCTTCCCTGGGAATTTATGATCAACAAGCAGTGATTATAGGTGTAGATTATAAAAAATTTAATGCTAAAATAAATGTAAACCATAAGGCAACAGATAAATTATCGCTGAGTTTTGGTGTTGCTGCAAGTAATCAAATACTCAACACTATTGATGAGGCGGGTAATGCAAATAATCCTGTAAGAGCAATGGCTAGAGAAGTTCCTTGGCAACCGGTTTATAATGCTGACGGATCATACAACACGAGTATCCTACTGACTTATAATCCAGTGGGAATAGCCAAAGAAAACATTAGAAAATCTAAACTGTATGGCATTTTAGGAAATATAGGTCTGAACTATGATTTCAACAAGAAATTATCATTTGAAACAAAAGGGAATGTGGACTTTAATTTAGCCGATGAATTTCAGTATGACAATCCTTATTTTGGAGAAGGTAGAAATGATGGTGGACGCGGTAGAGCTTCGGATAACGTTGTACTAAATTGGAATGTAACTAACTTATTAAAATACAGTCTGGACCTGAATGAATCTAATAATCTTAAATTTTTATTGGGTCAAGAGGCACAAAAAATCACAAGCAGCTCCGTATTTGCGTATGCAAGTAACTATGGTGCCCCTGGATTAACTTCGCTTGATAATGCTTCTGTTTATAGAGATGCTTCTAGTTCAAAAACAGCTTCGGCACTATCTTCCTTGTTTTTCAACATAAACTATGCTTTAAACAATAAATATTTCTTGAATGTAACTGCCCGAAGGGATGGTTCATCAAGATTTGGATCTGATGTGAGATACGCTAATTTTGGTTCAGTAGGAGCGGGTTGGAATATTGAGAAAGAAAAGTTTATGGAAAACCTAACTTTTGTAAACAAACTAAAACTAAGATCCAGTTATGGTATTAACGGAAATCAAGAAATAGGTGATTTTGCATCAAGAGGATTGTACAGTACAGGAGATGATTATAATGACAAACCAGGATATTCCTATAGTCAACAATCAAATCCATCGTTAACATGGGAAAAAAACAAACCGTTTAATATTGGTTTGGATTTTGGATTGTTTAATAGATTATCTGGAACTTTTGAATATTATACCAGAACGACGACTGATTTATTATTCAAAGTGCCTATCTCGGCTACAAACGGAATCACAAGCTATTTAGAAAATGTAGGGGAAATGAAAAATAGCGGAATCGAATTTGCTTTATCAGCCGCTATATTTGATAATCCTGATGGATTTTCTTGGAAATCAGATTTTAATATCACTACAAATACTAATGAAATAGTAAAATTAAAAAATAACGAACCTATTATTGAAGACAACTATATCAGAGAAGTAGGAAATGATTTCTATACCTTTTATATGCCAGGATACGCAGGTGTTGACCCTCAAAACGGAAACGCACTTTGGTACACTAACGAAACGAAAACAGCGACAACCAGTGATTACAGTAAAGCTGATCCGTACAAGCAAGGGAGTGCTTTGCCTAAATTTTATTCTGGATTCACCAATACTTTTAGCTATAAAAATGTAAGTCTGTCGTTTATGCTTTTCATGAATAATGGAAACAAAGTGTATGATACTTGGGGTCGATATGTAAATAGCGACGGTAGTGCCAAACTAAATGATAGAGGAAACCTAACGCGTAAAATCTATGAAAACAGATGGCAACAGCCAGGTGATATTACAAATGTCCCAAAAGTAGTTTGGGGTAATACTCAGTCTGGATTAGCTAATCAACATTCCACCCGCTTCCTATATGACGGAACTTATGTTAGACTTAGAGACATCACTCTTGCTTACCAGTTTCCAAGCACATTGACTGATAAATTAAAAATCAGCAATGTGAGGTTTTATCTAAAAGGGACAAACGTATTGACATGGGTAAAAGACAAAGGACTAGAGGTGGATCCAGAGGTAGGAATCAACGGAACTGCCAATCTAAGAATTCCAATTTCGAAACAATTTTTAATGGGAGTTGATTTTTCATTCTAA
- a CDS encoding FecR family protein → MKESDLIQFIIKKGNSEFDKEVISWINSSSENQALFNKIKATHVIDTLDNNFEKISPNKQYKAFLKKNNKSKNKRRLFLKIASAIMIPLLLTTYLYYSNSLADATANHFTAYTSSAKEQKKITLGDGTIVWLNAESKIVVSNQYNKEERRISLYGEAFFDVVKNKNKPFIVETASGIKVKVLGTTFNVKSYSSEKNVETTLVTGKVELYDKKEIKPLLTLSPKQKATFSKKEKELSVAQVTTEDITSWKSGRLIFNKTPLDEFALNIERWFGVKVIVDSKGFKDYSFSGVIEKSNSIEDIMRVLEISSNLNCSYTKNTKTLLIKSK, encoded by the coding sequence ATGAAAGAATCTGATTTAATACAATTTATAATCAAAAAAGGTAATTCTGAATTCGATAAAGAAGTTATCTCTTGGATTAACTCCTCTTCAGAAAATCAAGCTTTATTTAACAAAATAAAAGCAACACACGTTATTGATACTCTCGACAACAACTTTGAGAAGATCAGTCCAAACAAGCAATACAAAGCTTTTTTAAAGAAAAACAACAAATCTAAAAACAAGCGTCGTTTATTCCTGAAAATAGCATCGGCAATTATGATTCCTTTGCTATTAACCACTTATTTATATTATTCCAACAGCTTAGCAGACGCTACTGCTAACCATTTCACTGCCTATACCTCATCAGCAAAAGAACAAAAAAAAATCACTCTTGGTGATGGAACTATCGTTTGGCTAAATGCCGAAAGTAAAATCGTGGTCAGTAATCAATACAACAAAGAAGAAAGACGAATTAGTCTTTACGGAGAAGCTTTTTTTGATGTTGTGAAAAATAAAAACAAACCTTTCATTGTTGAAACTGCATCTGGAATTAAAGTAAAAGTTCTAGGAACCACCTTCAATGTTAAATCTTATTCTTCTGAAAAAAATGTTGAAACAACACTTGTAACCGGAAAAGTTGAATTGTACGATAAAAAGGAAATCAAACCTCTATTGACTTTAAGTCCTAAACAAAAAGCAACGTTTTCTAAAAAGGAAAAAGAACTATCTGTAGCCCAAGTCACCACCGAAGACATTACTTCATGGAAGTCCGGGAGATTGATTTTCAATAAGACTCCATTAGACGAATTTGCCTTGAATATTGAACGCTGGTTTGGGGTAAAAGTGATTGTTGATTCAAAAGGATTTAAAGACTACTCCTTTTCTGGGGTTATTGAAAAAAGCAACTCTATTGAAGATATCATGAGAGTCTTAGAGATTTCGTCAAATTTAAACTGCAGTTACACAAAAAACACAAAAACACTTTTGATTAAATCAAAATAA
- a CDS encoding RNA polymerase sigma-70 factor, with amino-acid sequence MDKDTINTSFFIHQLKEGENAAFETLYQLYFQKLFHFANSYIENEEEAKEIVQNIYFKLWKKRAKLELDLNLHSYLFKMVKNACLDYFKHQKVRSNYKDFCDAERKSINHLALLDDTSTLYIENELLEKINKSVDKLPEACKRIFIKSRFQGLKHKEIAEELNISTKTVENQLTKALKFLRMELKEHTALFL; translated from the coding sequence TTGGATAAAGATACTATAAATACTTCTTTTTTTATTCATCAATTGAAGGAGGGCGAAAACGCTGCCTTTGAAACGCTTTACCAGTTGTATTTTCAAAAATTATTTCATTTTGCCAATAGCTATATTGAAAATGAAGAAGAGGCTAAAGAAATTGTCCAAAATATTTATTTCAAACTTTGGAAAAAAAGAGCTAAGCTAGAATTAGACCTAAACTTGCATTCGTATTTATTTAAAATGGTTAAAAATGCTTGTCTAGATTACTTCAAGCATCAAAAGGTGCGTTCTAATTACAAAGATTTTTGTGATGCAGAAAGGAAAAGCATCAATCACTTGGCCTTATTAGATGACACAAGCACACTTTATATTGAAAATGAACTTCTTGAAAAAATCAATAAATCAGTGGACAAGCTCCCGGAAGCTTGTAAACGGATCTTTATAAAAAGTAGGTTTCAAGGATTAAAACACAAAGAGATTGCCGAAGAGCTAAACATCTCTACAAAAACAGTTGAAAACCAACTTACAAAAGCTCTTAAATTCTTACGAATGGAGCTTAAGGAACACACTGCACTCTTTTTATAA
- a CDS encoding DUF456 domain-containing protein: MDILLIIIGLIFMLIGVLGSLIPVLPGVSISWLGLLLLYFTKSIPFNYWILGTTLFLTILFSVLDYLIPAKATKKFGGSSYGIWGTNIGLIIGILAPIPFGFIIGPFLGALIGELLLDSKNHNRALKAATGSFIGFLTSSFIQFLVSVLFLALFITLVWQHKEGLF; the protein is encoded by the coding sequence ATGGATATACTGCTTATTATTATTGGCTTAATTTTTATGCTAATAGGTGTTTTGGGCAGTTTAATCCCCGTATTACCTGGAGTGAGTATCAGTTGGCTAGGATTGCTTCTTCTTTATTTTACAAAAAGCATCCCTTTTAATTATTGGATTCTAGGGACTACTTTATTCCTTACTATTCTTTTTAGCGTTTTAGATTATCTAATTCCTGCAAAAGCAACAAAGAAATTTGGAGGCAGTTCCTATGGAATTTGGGGGACAAACATTGGGTTAATTATTGGAATTCTTGCCCCTATCCCTTTTGGTTTTATAATTGGTCCGTTTTTGGGAGCATTAATTGGGGAACTGCTTTTGGATTCTAAAAACCACAACCGCGCTTTGAAAGCCGCAACAGGATCGTTCATTGGTTTTTTAACCTCCTCTTTTATACAGTTTTTAGTTTCTGTTCTTTTTTTAGCACTATTCATAACTTTAGTTTGGCAACACAAAGAGGGTTTGTTTTAG
- a CDS encoding DUF4184 family protein, which translates to MPFTFSHPSIILPLLRSNKLSATGLIVGSICPDFEYFIRMKVQSNISHTFVGLLLFNIPIGFLVALLFHEIIKKTLIENLPSFFRNRFEVLKNTKWIDYLKGNFYYVLISILIGAFSHIFWDAFTHESGYFVEKTPLLLNKVNNIPFYKIIQHSSSLIGMIFILHYVYKLPFKKSTTTKSYWKYWVLVLIFVFVFMSIRWAFGLSIKQVGNIVVSLISTIILAITFASLFFRDKKVI; encoded by the coding sequence ATGCCGTTCACTTTTTCACATCCATCTATAATTTTACCTTTATTGAGAAGTAACAAGCTTTCGGCAACGGGATTGATTGTAGGTTCAATATGTCCTGATTTTGAATATTTTATTAGAATGAAGGTGCAAAGTAATATTAGTCACACTTTCGTAGGGCTATTATTATTTAATATACCTATTGGTTTTTTAGTTGCGTTGTTGTTTCATGAAATAATAAAAAAGACTTTAATAGAAAACTTACCTTCTTTTTTTCGAAATAGATTTGAAGTTTTGAAGAACACGAAATGGATAGATTACCTAAAAGGGAATTTTTATTATGTTTTAATTTCAATTCTAATAGGTGCTTTTTCGCATATTTTTTGGGATGCATTTACTCATGAATCAGGATATTTTGTTGAAAAAACACCTCTATTGCTCAATAAAGTAAATAATATTCCTTTTTATAAAATAATTCAACATTCAAGTTCATTAATCGGGATGATTTTCATTCTCCATTATGTTTATAAATTGCCTTTTAAAAAATCTACAACAACAAAGTCATATTGGAAATATTGGGTTTTAGTTTTAATTTTTGTCTTTGTTTTTATGTCGATTAGATGGGCTTTTGGATTGTCAATAAAGCAAGTAGGAAATATTGTGGTAAGTCTTATTTCTACAATAATTTTAGCAATAACTTTTGCAAGTTTGTTTTTTAGAGACAAAAAAGTTATTTAG
- a CDS encoding glycosyltransferase has translation MIAIILSIVLGVYLIVISLLIYGFTKIKNYDSIGLKPKTVFTIIVPFRDEADNLPILLDSFSKLNYPTTLFQVILVDDESKEKFQVSNYTFQISIIDNIRQTKSPKKDAILTAIDTVNTDWVITTDADCVVTENWLLTLDNYIQTHTVSMIAGAVTYDCNHSFLQQFQQLDIASLQGATIGSFGIGKGFMCNGANLAYTKSFFQELNGFDGNDKIASGDDVFLLQKAIAHSVKKVYYLKSKNNIVTTKPLDDWKSLFHQRVRWAAKTTSYQSGFGKGLGIVVFMGNLGVIIGCGLWVLNLLEWEIILVLLVLKYVIDALLIFKTNIFSGTKTNYLIRSSLLYPFFSVAVALYSVFGKYEWKGRKFPK, from the coding sequence ATGATTGCAATTATTTTAAGTATTGTTTTAGGTGTCTATCTAATTGTAATTAGTTTGCTTATTTATGGTTTTACCAAAATAAAAAACTATGATTCTATTGGCTTAAAGCCAAAGACGGTATTCACTATTATTGTTCCTTTTCGTGATGAAGCCGATAATTTACCTATTCTTTTAGATAGCTTTTCGAAACTGAATTATCCAACAACCTTATTTCAAGTCATTCTTGTTGATGATGAATCTAAAGAAAAGTTTCAAGTTTCAAATTATACGTTTCAAATCAGCATTATTGACAACATCAGACAAACAAAATCTCCAAAAAAAGATGCGATTTTAACAGCTATCGATACTGTTAATACTGATTGGGTTATCACCACAGACGCTGATTGTGTTGTCACTGAAAATTGGTTATTGACACTTGACAATTACATTCAAACACATACTGTTTCTATGATCGCCGGGGCGGTGACTTATGATTGTAACCATTCTTTTTTACAGCAGTTTCAACAACTGGATATTGCTAGCTTGCAAGGCGCAACCATTGGTAGTTTTGGAATTGGTAAAGGGTTTATGTGTAATGGCGCAAATTTGGCCTATACCAAATCCTTTTTTCAGGAATTAAACGGATTTGATGGAAATGATAAAATTGCCAGCGGCGACGATGTTTTCTTGTTGCAAAAAGCAATTGCTCATTCTGTTAAAAAAGTCTATTATCTAAAATCAAAAAACAATATTGTCACCACTAAACCTTTGGATGACTGGAAATCTTTATTCCATCAAAGAGTGCGCTGGGCTGCCAAAACAACTTCCTACCAAAGCGGTTTTGGGAAAGGATTAGGGATTGTGGTTTTTATGGGGAACTTGGGAGTAATTATTGGTTGTGGATTATGGGTATTGAATTTACTTGAATGGGAGATTATCTTAGTATTGTTAGTATTGAAATATGTGATTGATGCCTTATTGATATTCAAAACCAATATTTTTTCAGGAACTAAAACCAATTACCTAATACGAAGCAGTTTACTTTATCCCTTTTTTAGTGTGGCAGTTGCTTTATATTCGGTGTTTGGGAAATACGAATGGAAAGGGAGGAAGTTTCCTAAATAA